The Amphiprion ocellaris isolate individual 3 ecotype Okinawa chromosome 6, ASM2253959v1, whole genome shotgun sequence genome contains a region encoding:
- the mthfd2l gene encoding probable bifunctional methylenetetrahydrofolate dehydrogenase/cyclohydrolase 2 isoform X1 has translation MAASVSPLRSSFRICSPLTLHHRCCRAKLRTHRKCESQRRHVHQSATRHAAVVISGTELARQLHREIQRDVEELVAQGNMRPHLGVVLVGDDPASRTYVKNKTRAASILGISSDTVVRPSSVSQEELLELIDKMNRDWRVSGLLVQLPLPEHINERAVCNAIAPEKDVDGFHIVNIGKLCLDQRSMVPATPAAVWEIIKRAGIETVGKNVLVAGRSKNVGMPIAMLLHTDRNHERPGGDATVTIAHRCTPRERLKELTSLADIIIAAAGVPKLITADMIKEGAAVIDVGINRIQDPNTGKLRLIGDVDFEGVKEKAGFITPVPGGVGPMTVAMLMKNTVTAARNALMH, from the exons atggcgGCCTCTGTTTCACCGCTACGCTCCTCCTTCAGGATTTGTAGCCCGCTAACGTTACACCATCGCTGCTGCCGGGCCAAACTGCGGACGCACAGAAAATGCGAGAGCCAGAGGAGACATGTCCACCAGTCGGCGACGAG GCATGCTGCTGTGGTGATTTCGGGAACAGAATTGGCTCGTCAGCTCCACAGAGAAATCCAGCGTGATGTTGAAGAGCTGGTAGCTCAGGGTAACATGAGACCCCACCTAGGAGTGGTCCTAGTGGGGGACGACCCAGCCAGCCGTACCTATGTAAAGAACAAGACCCGGGCAGCCAGCATCCTGG GTATTTCCAGTGACACAGTGGTGCGACCAAGCTCAGTGTcccaggaggagctgctggagctgaTTGACAAGATGAACCGTGACTGGAGGGTCAGTGGCCTCTTGGTGCAGCTGCCACTTCCAG AACATATCAATGAGCGAGCAGTATGTAATGCCATCGCTCCAGAGAAGGATGTAGATGGCTTCCATATTGTGAATATCGGGAAGCTGTGCCTGGACCAGAGATCAATGGTTCCTGCCACACCTGCAGCTGTCTGGGAGATTATCAAAAGAGCAG GTATAGAGACTGTGGGAAAGAATGTTCTGGTCGCTGGTCGCTCCAAGAATGTTGGAATGCCCATTGCAATGTTGCTGCACACTGATCGCAACCATGAACGACCTGGGG GTGATGCCACAGTGACCATCGCTCACAGATGCACACCGAGGGAGCGGCTGAAAGAACTAACCAGCCTGGCTGACATCATTATTGCAGCTGCAG GTGTTCCCAAGCTGATCACAGCAGATATGATCAAAGAGGGAGCAGCAGTCATTGACGTGGGCATAAATCGGATCCAAGACCCAAACACGGGCAAACTCCGGCTCATCGGTGATGTGGACTTTGAGG gAGTGAAGGAGAAAGCAGGTTTCATCACACCTGTTCCTGGAGGTGTGGGTCCGATGACAGTTGCTATGCTGATGAAGAACACTGTGACTGCTGCCAGAAATGCACTGATGCATTAA
- the mthfd2l gene encoding probable bifunctional methylenetetrahydrofolate dehydrogenase/cyclohydrolase 2 isoform X2: MRPHLGVVLVGDDPASRTYVKNKTRAASILGISSDTVVRPSSVSQEELLELIDKMNRDWRVSGLLVQLPLPEHINERAVCNAIAPEKDVDGFHIVNIGKLCLDQRSMVPATPAAVWEIIKRAGIETVGKNVLVAGRSKNVGMPIAMLLHTDRNHERPGGDATVTIAHRCTPRERLKELTSLADIIIAAAGVPKLITADMIKEGAAVIDVGINRIQDPNTGKLRLIGDVDFEGVKEKAGFITPVPGGVGPMTVAMLMKNTVTAARNALMH; this comes from the exons ATGAGACCCCACCTAGGAGTGGTCCTAGTGGGGGACGACCCAGCCAGCCGTACCTATGTAAAGAACAAGACCCGGGCAGCCAGCATCCTGG GTATTTCCAGTGACACAGTGGTGCGACCAAGCTCAGTGTcccaggaggagctgctggagctgaTTGACAAGATGAACCGTGACTGGAGGGTCAGTGGCCTCTTGGTGCAGCTGCCACTTCCAG AACATATCAATGAGCGAGCAGTATGTAATGCCATCGCTCCAGAGAAGGATGTAGATGGCTTCCATATTGTGAATATCGGGAAGCTGTGCCTGGACCAGAGATCAATGGTTCCTGCCACACCTGCAGCTGTCTGGGAGATTATCAAAAGAGCAG GTATAGAGACTGTGGGAAAGAATGTTCTGGTCGCTGGTCGCTCCAAGAATGTTGGAATGCCCATTGCAATGTTGCTGCACACTGATCGCAACCATGAACGACCTGGGG GTGATGCCACAGTGACCATCGCTCACAGATGCACACCGAGGGAGCGGCTGAAAGAACTAACCAGCCTGGCTGACATCATTATTGCAGCTGCAG GTGTTCCCAAGCTGATCACAGCAGATATGATCAAAGAGGGAGCAGCAGTCATTGACGTGGGCATAAATCGGATCCAAGACCCAAACACGGGCAAACTCCGGCTCATCGGTGATGTGGACTTTGAGG gAGTGAAGGAGAAAGCAGGTTTCATCACACCTGTTCCTGGAGGTGTGGGTCCGATGACAGTTGCTATGCTGATGAAGAACACTGTGACTGCTGCCAGAAATGCACTGATGCATTAA